Below is a window of Impatiens glandulifera chromosome 2, dImpGla2.1, whole genome shotgun sequence DNA.
ttttacgagtttacaaccgactaacgattttacgtaaactctcgattttgacaacATTGGTCTAGTCACTTATTCATAATATCTTTTGTCAAAGATTTACCATCATAGAAAAGaatcaaataacaatttaaatgaTAACCAAGAGTCATGGGCCTATGAATGATGCAACAAACAAGTtagtcaaaaatatataaaatagaaagttaattttaaattggttgacacttataaatttgtaaaaattaagaatttacttataattgaaattttaaaagttttatcataaaaaaatattatttatatataattaaatattatatatatatatatatataattataaaaaatataaatataaaattaatcataaataaataataatgtatagaagttatatttcaaaattaactatattaattcatttatttgaataaaaaaatatatttttttaatttataaatataaattcacttttttcttgtaaaatttataaaatattaaaattaaaactatttataaacacgtaaaatcttacaattttaaattttaaatcgaaAAAAATGACTAGCTTACAAATTTACATAAATCACTTTAATCTTCTATAAAatcatacaaatttaaaattaacttgatatatattataataatattgttaaccCATGCATTATTATATGGccacttaaaaaaattaaacaaacatgtttgagaattttgaacatTTTGCATATACCACAAACTTTATgcaaaactaactaattaagctaaatttattttcattaattttatcgacaaaatatattttttaaattattaaaaagaattaataaagTCAAAGTTATATAAGGTTCAAACGCTGCCTAAACACattcctttttattttcttaatttatgaCTCTTATTCCTTAAGTATCCTAGTGGGTTGGTtacatatttcattatattttaaaagtattagattaaataaaaagaaaattaaaaccCAATAAAGAAAATTGGAAATTTTATATAGAGAACATATAGAAAAAAGTAACTATTTTAAGAGAAGATAAGATCAATGACTTGGTATGGTACTCCTCTCCTCTTATCTCTCTTACTTTTTTCTTCTGTCTAAATGTCATTGTTGGACATTATGCCAATTGCCAGCCAAGTTGGGATGGGGACCCAATTAACATGCCTTTAACTTGTGTCTAACATTTTATATTGTGGTTATGTAGATTCCAATCCTCATAACTTAGACATATATCTTGTGAATGGAATATATAGATTGATCTTCAAACCGATAGAGAAAGTTTATAAACATATCTCGGTTCAAAATGATGTTGAAATAACAATAATGTTTCGATTGCTCAATGTTCCTACCAAACAAACTTCAAAACAGATATCTTAATCAGATAAGGTTTTGTTTTTGAGTATTTGATCTTCTAAAACTTGTTTAATAAGCtatttaatatacatatatgtgTGGTAAAATTATTGTAAGGAGCTATCTAGGGTTATTTAATTATGTCTTATGTAAAACCATATGTTTGATTGTTTTCTAGAAGCCCAAGGATGTCTTTCCATGCACCCAGGTCCCCCACCTTCACTGACaatatgtaattttttcatttttcttttttactttgAAGAAAAGTCTTGAAAtcacctataaaaaaaatatcattgaaATAGAACAGCTaacaaagtaaaaaataaaaaggaaaaggTAAAAGGTAAAAGGTAAAAGGTAAAAGGTAAAAGTAAAAGTGAAATCGCGCCAGAGGAAAAAAGTGAAAGTGAAATCGTTAGAGAATTTGTTTTtgataatgaattaatttttatttatttaaataggaagatataaagaaaattaattaataaataatataaaatcaaatcaaaacaaaacaaatgttattatatagatgtcaaattatatgaaaaatatataaaaattaaatttcaataaaaatatccaAACGATAGTACAATCACTTCAAAGACGAAATTAGaagaaaaatcataaattatatgCATATACTTTTCACCCAACCtcagttttatttgaaaaatcaacttAATTAAACAGAGTTAGGCATCCTTTATCTAATGAGACTTATTtctatatcaaaaataaataaatttgttcacACTTTCTTAATAGCCCATTGTTAGTCAATCCCTGTAATGccaatttaaaaatacttttcatATTTGTGTCTAGATTGATATCGAGATGAGAAATTGTTAATAGATTTATTTGCAAACAAGTTTTTCTGTtaaatatctttcggtttttcgtTCAAACCTAGAAAGTGTTTTAAAAATGGGCAAGTTAGATGAATAAACTGGAACTAAGCCTAACTTCATCTAGAGTCATCTGATATAGCTCATCAACAAATTTGAGACCATTGACACTTGTTCAAAAATGGTTGCAATGTATTTTGATCGAAATGGTCCACCTTAAAAACAAAAGGAAGAAAGACGAATTTTGTCCAACAACATCACAAAACATAACCAACATCTATTGGCCACAATGATTTGGTATTGACCATTTTAACAAAGACAACATACGATTATCAGTCAACAAATGTCAACCAATCCATACTCGGTTTTTGCTAATATTGTCCAAATATATAGTTAGTTTAGAccttttttctactagtgcTTCGTCAAAATTGGCTAACAAAAACTTGTCGCGACTAACCTGCTCACTTAATCTCGGATAACATATACAAAAcctttttttcaataataactGAGATTAAATATCTATGTAAACATggattaaaatcatttattaaaaaattcaaatgaaagtACATggaatattatttcttataattaatgtcaaatattaaaattaataatttacagTTAAAAGAGGTGACAAAATAATTATGAGGCATTTTTACAACCCAAATTATGCTTTAATATTCCGGTCAATTTGGGGAccaatgaataataataaacatgacCATGCGGCAACATGAAAAAGAGGGGCCGACCGTCCATAAGAAGTTTATGTTTGAAGGTTTAACTTATCTCCATTCAATCCGATTCTCCTTTCCACAATTGGCCCTACAAATTACAAATTCTATCTCACATTcacaatttcaattcaaataattataattcttgcaataataatatgaaaacaaATATGTGAAGTAAAAAGACGGACAAATTAACCGGATATGAACGACAGTTATGCACTTGGGATCCCCGGTTATTAAAAGGAGGAagtaatgattaaaaaaaatttaaaaataaaaatttaaaattattacatttttataccCTCCATGTGGATAAAAATagtttatgataattaataaatcatttcaCTCATGTTCCTTGAGTAGAAGTAAGGATTTTACATATACATCttgttcaaattcaaattatataatttatttggtatgaattatgaaaaacttgattatacattagaaaaaagtattaataattaataataaaatatttaaaaagagaaacaagtattctaattaataaaataataatttgattgataaaatgataaataataagaataaacattttaaccaaaaaaaagaccttatttttttttaatgagtttcAATAATGAGGGGTGATAGGGGAGTGAATTTGGGAGAAAATTGAGGAAGGAATGACATGTCACCACATATTGtggaaaaaatgataaaagagtgaggagagagaaagagataaaatttattaatttttcaacaaATCAAATTGCGTTTGTGATCAGATACAATAGGTTGAATGTTGTTTTATAGATTTTTGTTGCGCTTGCGTTTGATTGAATTTTATCGGACAAATTAGTTAAtgtgatatttttaattgataaataaattttgtttcttATCTTGAAGAGTTGAATCTCATGTAAGTGAGATTATCGATCAAAGCAAAACATATGAATTGTTGTTATTTATTACAAAGCAATAAAGTAAATCGAGTTTGGACGAACAACAGAATGTATCATTTGTGAAAATGTTTTTAAGGAAATGAATGATTCATCTACATCAAAATATTCGAAAACCTTCGTACATCTGATGTAAAGGTCTAAACATGGTTTGAACAGCATTTCATCACTTATGACAAGTTTTAACATAGAAAACGTGTGTGGAAACTGGAAATGAAATGAACACAAAGCTAGAAAGTGGTgcgataaatttattaactttatagCAACGTATATAATGCTAGAAAATACTACATATACGTGACAATATGAAGCCGGCATGAATTCCCTTGAGTCTCCAAAATTCCGTACATTAAGAAGACAAGTTATTATTAGGTTTGGTTGATTtcttaaattcaatttattgtgaaaatgtcctgttttcataaatatatttttcaatgaGGACAAGTTGTGATTAATTGATTgtaagttaattaaattaattaatttatctgattaaataattaagtgtatttgtggattatatatataacccttGTGACCacattttattttccaaaaaaataattaatttattattttaaatagtgtttgcaataatttaatatagtttGAATGATAACTTAAATAACAATCCATGTTAAATGTTTTTCATacatatttaatcatatttttgtaatctttgcaaaaatatgaatgaatgaaaattgttttatacttttataaaataacacTTCACCCTTTTGTGAAAAATCatattcattttaattcaaacacacaaaaatgaaatagatgcaaaagaagttttaaaaaaaacgattTAACACAATTTCATTAAGAAGCacaaaagtgggagggttaataatcaaaattagacAACTCATAGTTTTAATTGTAAGATAACAAACAAAATACTCAAAAGTTTATGAATGGTAgcagtcaaatcacattacaaaacaaatattacaatGAACGAAGACTACAATCTAGTTATCACAACCTATGTTGTCTCCATATCCGTCTTTttgaccaaattgtcttcttttgCGTCCCATTCTTTTCCCGTTCTTAATGAAAGAAGATTGAATTGAAGCAGATTATAATATTGCATGTCTGCTCTCattgtttaatcttcctctatatgAGCGcgtactaacataataaaatgtattcttcttcttcagaatTTCGAAtttttgtcactacttttctcTACACACCACATCAGTTTTACGTGTTTGAGGATTTGTTTTATCACTATCTACACAAGATAGACCAAGAccaaccaaatttatttatggtttttaagatttaaaaatataattttcttaaagAAAGTTAGTATAATTATAGTCATAGCCTTagttaaaacgttttaaaactCGTGATATTTGATATCTCAATCACAATTATTTTCACTTAAATTACCTAATGAGAtatctaaaaaaatagtaaGTGTTTTCAAAAAAgatcttatatattatatagattaaTAGAGTTTTACATCCAAACAAGACCTACCCAACACATACAAGCGGTATATAATGAATCACAAGGCCACAAACAAAAAGATGTATGGATGGATGATATCCCCATCTCCAATCCCaactcaaaacaaaacaaaaaacagtCCCCACATACTCTCTTATCATCACATAAATGCCCAAAAATTCTTCCTTTTCTCTctacacaaataaaataaaataaaaatggcatAATCCATTtctctcctttccttcatcactCCCCGACGGCCCCTTCCAATAATATAACCTGACTCGACTGATTGAATCGGAccttaatcaaataataatggGTCCAACAATTTTAGAGGCGTTAAATGTTCGAGTCGTCGGCTCCGGTGAAAGAATTCTAGTCCTGGCCCACGGTTTCGGCACCGATCAATCTGCATGGCAAAGAATTTTACCTTACTTTACCCACTCCCACCGTGTAATTCTCTATGACCTAGTTTGTGCCGGCAGCGTTAACCCTGATTTTTTCAATTTCCGGCGATACACCACTCTCGACGCATACGTCGACGATTTGATTCATATCCTTGAAGCCCTAGGCGTCACTCGTTGTGCATACGTCGGACACTCTGTTTCCGGTATGATCGGAATCCTAGCAGCCATCCGTAAACCTGAACTTTTCTCTAAACTTGTTCTCATCGGAGCTTCTCCTAGGTATGTGAAAAGGGGGAATTTAATTTCTACCCTAGTTTCGAAATCAGTTGAAATTAGTTGATATCAGTATGTTAAATGAAATGGGTATTGttcaaaattgattaaaatcGTCTTTTTAGATGAGAAATTAAACTGTTTTCGTCCAATTTGTTCTAGATTCTTGAATGATAAAGATTACCATGGTGGGTTTGAAGAAGCAGAAATAGAGGAATTGTTTTCAGCGATGGAAGCGAATTACGAGGCTTGGGTTAACGGGTTTGCGCCGTTGGCTGTCGGAGCAGATGTTCCTGCGGCGGTGAGGGAATTCAGCCGGACTTTGTTTAACATGAGACCGGACATATCACTTTTTGTTTGCCGGACGGTTTTTAATAGTGATATGAGAGGGGTTTTGGGTTTGGTTAAATCGCCTTGTTGTATAATTCAGACGGCGAGAGATGTATCTGTTCCGGCGTCGGTTGCTTTATACTTGAAGAATAATCTCGGCGGGAAGAATACGGTGGAAATGTTGCCGACGGATGGTCATTTGCCTCATCTGAGTGCTCCTGCTCTTCTTGCTCCGGTGATTCGTCGGAATCTTCCACGGTAAGtactttgttttgttttgatttgatcTTGATTGGTCTCCCATTGTTATTGCTATCGGCGAAATTTAACTATAAAAGAATCACTGTTCTTGAGTTGATCGGCCAAATTGGTCAACTTTTGTACTTgtatatttaatgtaatttatcttaaaattttgttttaactaattaatttttttgttgacCAAAAATTTCAATTGTTCATGAATTATGATAGATAAAACAATGAAATTTGAACTCTACTTCCAAATTATGAGTCTAATCATTTTgattagttgattttttttaaataattttttttgacagttttttttctaattctttAGTCATCAAGTATTAACGTTTGGGTGGATTCAATTTAATAGGCGGTTAGGTATGGATGTAGGGACGAATCTAGGATTTAGAGTTGGGGGTGgacatttaaaaatgaataatgatatatacagcacTTTCGCATAGcacctacctaatttagaaagaaatagaaaatattttcctctctcttgtattttttttaagatatatgttttctctttctttccaaatgaaGTAAGTGTTGTGTAAAGGTGCTGCTGTATAAGGGTGTTGTATGTATCATTACTCTTTAAAAATAtaacgatttaaaaaaattaagaggggatttcatatttttaccgtaaaaagtaataaaaaaaataaaaatttgggcCGAAGCCTATAGATCCTCCCAGATTATATGATTGATTCAATCTAATAGGAGGTGATTTCCATTATTGGCTTCATTTAAAATGAgtgatttcatattttatagGTCACAAGTGATTTCCTAAAGATGGCAAAATTCACCCTATTAAAAGAAGGAAAAAGTAAACTAAAATTTGTGGTGTTGTTTTTGAGCAATTTATCGGATAAAATGTGGTTACTTAAACAAAATTGAGTTTAGAATAACTGTATGTTAATCATGTCTCATTTATgcaataaatttgataatacGATGTTTTCTTATAATAGGTCATAATAATAAAGGGGAGTCAAAAAGGACACCTAAGGTAAGGCTTCATAGTTAAGGTTTATGTTACAACTTTGGAATCACTCCAGGAGATAGAGTATGAAGATAAAAGGTGTTGAAAGTTAATCATCATAACAAAGGAGGATAAATCTCAAGGAATATGATAACACAATTTGAAACAAATAGTTGAAAATGCCAAAAATGGGAATATGTTTCTTAGTAATCAAGTCATTCACAAGTTTGGTCTTCTTGTAGAAGATTAAAGCTTATTTTGTGCtcatatatgtttatttttatttttgtagttgTTAAGTTATTGAGGTGAGAGT
It encodes the following:
- the LOC124925648 gene encoding probable strigolactone esterase DAD2 isoform X1, with amino-acid sequence MGPTILEALNVRVVGSGERILVLAHGFGTDQSAWQRILPYFTHSHRVILYDLVCAGSVNPDFFNFRRYTTLDAYVDDLIHILEALGVTRCAYVGHSVSGMIGILAAIRKPELFSKLVLIGASPRFLNDKDYHGGFEEAEIEELFSAMEANYEAWVNGFAPLAVGADVPAAVREFSRTLFNMRPDISLFVCRTVFNSDMRGVLGLVKSPCCIIQTARDVSVPASVALYLKNNLGGKNTVEMLPTDGHLPHLSAPALLAPVIRRNLPRS
- the LOC124925648 gene encoding probable strigolactone esterase DAD2 isoform X2, which translates into the protein MGPTILEALNVRVVGSGERILVLAHGFGTDQSAWQRILPYFTHSHRVILYDLVCAGSVNPDFFNFRRYTTLDAYVDDLIHILEALGVTRCAYVGHSVSGMIGILAAIRKPELFSKLVLIGASPRFLNDKDYHGGFEEAEIEELFSAMEANYEAWVNGFAPLAVGADVPAAVREFSRTLFNMRPDISLFVCRTVFNSDMRGVLGLVKSPCCIIQTARDVSVPASVALYLKNNLGGKNTVEMLPTDGHLPHLSAPALLAPVIRRNLPR